The following are from one region of the Thermococcus cleftensis genome:
- a CDS encoding NAD(P)-binding protein translates to MVKIIVNGKELEAPEGKPLIDFLREIGEHIPGFCYTNELDPYGSCRLCLVSTPRGVTTSCTLKPMEGLKIETLSDEVVSMRKTALELILSDHYGDCIGPCQDGCPAHSDVQGYLALIAMGKYHEAVKLMKEKYILPAVLGRVCPAFCEEACRRNLVDEPLAIRQLKRFAADYDLEHGPWMPEIPPSTGKRIAVVGGGPAGLACAYYLRTMGHEVTIIEAMPELGGMMRYGIPPYRLPRDVLDRDIATVMNTGIEVKTNTALGRDVTLEELRESYDAVFLGVGAWRSRKMGIPGEELEGVMHGIEFLRKVNMGEKVELGERVIVVGGGNTAMDVARTALRLGAKVTVVYRRSKAEMPANEREVEEAMEEGVEFMFLTNPVRILGDGRVEEVELVKMKLGEPDSSGRRRPIPIEGSEFRVKADNVILAIGQYCDEGFLNSLGIEAKRGKAVVDEVTLQTSIPGVFAGGDLVLGPSTVIESIATGRRAAIMIDLYLKGKLDKAKAVLTEPEKHIEEVLSDDDLYRVLFDLRPYNHWKRVTEKDYEGVERKPRAKVKLLEPERRKKTFDEVEPALSEEEVLKEAQRCMSCGCMEVFRCKLREYATLYGAEQHAFEGEGNKFEIDESHQWVTLDNNKCVLCGQCVRFTHEVAGEGVLDYLFRGFATRIGPPLGDKMADLRGSFIGELADVCPVGAITEKLPFVKPGPWKTKPVKTVCNGCSFACEMNVEVYDGMLVRASSIADSWNRHICDHCRFDRPWAEDLTQPLLNGKPVSWEEAKRFIAERSYALILSPDLTNEEIAFLKAFAERKGVTIGSTASGSPSTATLEDVRNAKRVLLKADPEKFPLLKILLRGKEIVEENYDLAVLEGPAEPLEVPTLILHEGVNAAGLLKAGVKGIPESEAYVVIGRPGKELPGDVLVIPAGVWAEKSGTVTNALGMELKMESAREGYSPLGLFE, encoded by the coding sequence ATGGTCAAAATCATAGTCAACGGTAAAGAGCTTGAAGCTCCCGAGGGAAAGCCGCTCATAGACTTCCTGCGTGAAATCGGGGAGCACATCCCGGGCTTCTGCTACACGAACGAACTCGACCCCTACGGCTCGTGCAGGCTCTGTCTCGTTTCAACGCCCAGAGGAGTGACAACCTCGTGCACGCTCAAACCAATGGAGGGGCTGAAGATAGAGACCCTCAGCGATGAAGTCGTTTCAATGAGAAAGACCGCGCTGGAGCTCATCCTCTCGGATCACTACGGCGACTGCATCGGCCCATGTCAGGACGGCTGTCCGGCGCACAGCGATGTTCAGGGCTATCTGGCGCTCATAGCGATGGGCAAATACCACGAGGCTGTTAAGCTGATGAAGGAGAAGTACATCCTTCCGGCGGTTCTTGGAAGGGTCTGCCCTGCCTTCTGTGAGGAGGCCTGCCGGAGGAACCTCGTGGATGAACCCCTGGCGATAAGGCAGCTCAAACGTTTTGCCGCCGACTACGACCTCGAGCACGGCCCGTGGATGCCGGAGATACCGCCCTCGACTGGAAAGAGGATAGCCGTCGTCGGCGGGGGACCAGCTGGCCTCGCCTGCGCCTATTACCTCAGGACCATGGGGCACGAGGTTACGATAATCGAGGCCATGCCCGAGCTCGGCGGAATGATGCGCTACGGGATTCCGCCCTACAGGCTCCCGAGGGACGTTCTCGACAGAGACATTGCGACGGTGATGAACACGGGCATCGAGGTGAAAACAAACACCGCCCTCGGAAGGGACGTTACCCTCGAAGAGCTCCGCGAGAGCTATGATGCCGTCTTCCTCGGCGTCGGTGCCTGGAGAAGCAGAAAGATGGGAATTCCGGGCGAGGAGCTTGAAGGCGTCATGCACGGCATAGAGTTCCTCCGGAAGGTCAACATGGGCGAAAAGGTCGAGCTCGGCGAGCGCGTCATAGTTGTCGGAGGCGGAAACACCGCGATGGACGTGGCGAGGACGGCTTTAAGGCTCGGTGCAAAGGTTACCGTCGTCTACAGGCGCTCAAAGGCCGAGATGCCCGCCAACGAGAGGGAAGTCGAGGAGGCGATGGAGGAAGGCGTTGAGTTCATGTTCCTCACCAACCCGGTCAGAATCCTTGGGGACGGCAGAGTCGAGGAAGTCGAGCTGGTGAAGATGAAGCTCGGCGAGCCGGATTCGAGCGGCAGGAGGAGGCCGATACCGATAGAGGGTTCGGAGTTCCGCGTTAAGGCCGACAACGTTATCCTCGCCATAGGTCAGTACTGCGACGAGGGGTTCCTGAATAGCCTTGGCATTGAGGCGAAGCGCGGAAAGGCTGTAGTTGATGAGGTGACACTTCAGACGAGTATTCCTGGGGTCTTCGCCGGCGGCGATCTCGTTCTCGGACCCTCAACGGTTATCGAGAGTATCGCAACCGGAAGAAGGGCCGCGATAATGATAGACCTCTACCTCAAGGGCAAGCTTGACAAGGCTAAGGCCGTGCTTACCGAGCCTGAGAAGCACATAGAGGAGGTCCTCAGCGACGACGACCTGTATAGGGTTCTCTTTGACCTCAGGCCCTACAACCACTGGAAGAGGGTCACGGAGAAGGACTACGAGGGTGTTGAAAGAAAGCCGAGGGCGAAGGTGAAGCTCCTTGAACCGGAAAGGAGGAAGAAGACCTTCGATGAGGTCGAGCCGGCCTTGAGTGAGGAGGAGGTTCTGAAGGAAGCCCAGCGCTGTATGAGCTGCGGCTGTATGGAGGTCTTCCGCTGCAAGCTGAGGGAGTATGCCACGCTCTACGGTGCCGAACAGCACGCCTTTGAGGGCGAGGGGAACAAGTTCGAAATAGACGAGAGCCATCAGTGGGTGACGCTCGACAACAACAAGTGCGTCCTCTGCGGCCAGTGCGTCCGCTTTACCCATGAGGTCGCTGGAGAGGGCGTCCTTGACTACCTGTTCAGGGGCTTTGCCACGAGAATCGGGCCTCCGCTCGGCGATAAGATGGCCGACCTAAGGGGGAGCTTCATCGGTGAGCTTGCCGACGTCTGTCCGGTAGGGGCTATAACCGAGAAGCTCCCCTTCGTCAAGCCCGGCCCGTGGAAGACGAAGCCGGTAAAGACCGTCTGCAACGGCTGCTCCTTCGCCTGCGAGATGAACGTGGAGGTCTACGACGGCATGCTCGTCAGGGCATCGAGCATAGCTGACTCATGGAACAGGCATATCTGCGACCACTGCAGGTTTGACAGGCCCTGGGCCGAGGATTTAACCCAGCCGCTCCTCAACGGAAAGCCCGTAAGCTGGGAGGAGGCAAAGCGCTTCATAGCTGAGAGGAGCTACGCCCTTATCCTGAGTCCCGACTTAACCAACGAGGAGATTGCCTTCCTGAAGGCCTTCGCCGAGCGGAAGGGGGTTACCATAGGCTCAACAGCGAGTGGAAGCCCCTCGACGGCTACGCTGGAGGACGTCAGAAACGCCAAGAGGGTTCTCCTGAAGGCCGACCCGGAGAAGTTCCCGCTCCTCAAGATACTGCTGAGGGGGAAGGAAATCGTTGAGGAGAACTATGATCTGGCTGTGCTCGAGGGCCCGGCGGAGCCGCTCGAAGTGCCAACACTGATCCTGCACGAAGGCGTCAACGCGGCCGGACTGCTGAAGGCCGGCGTTAAGGGAATCCCGGAGAGTGAAGCTTACGTGGTCATAGGCAGGCCGGGGAAGGAGCTACCTGGTGACGTCCTCGTGATTCCGGCCGGAGTGTGGGCGGAGAAGAGCGGAACGGTAACGAACGCCCTCGGAATGGAGCTGAAAATGGAGAGTGCGAGGGAGGGCTACTCGCCGCTGGGCCTTTTTGAGTGA
- the nuoF gene encoding NADH-quinone oxidoreductase subunit NuoF has translation MSEIRAIAVGMNSCGIAAGAKETYEAIKAELERRDLDVKLKIVGCVGMCYREPLVDIITEDEIITYGHVDPKKVPRIIEEHVINGKPVEEWVVKRDWWENGERKTWDVDGYFAKQKKIVLENSGYIDPENIDEYIAAGGYEALKKALKMEPEEIIDVIMKSGLRGRGGAGFPTGLKWKFAREAKGDVKYIVCNADEGDPGAFMDRNVLEGDPHRVIEGMIIGAYAIGATKGFIYVRAEYPLAIRRLKIALKQARERGFLGENILGSGFSFDIVIKEGAGAFVCGEETALIASIEGRRGMPRPRPPYPAQKGLWGKPTNINNVETWANVPWIIKHGWEAYASIGTEKSKGTKVFALSGKIKHGGNVEVPMGMTLREILYDIGGGTKTGKKIKAVQLGGPSGGCIPEYLFDTPVDYESVNATGAIMGSGGMVVMDEDTCMVDVAKFFLDFTVKESCGKCTFCRLGTKRMWEILDKFTQGKATGEDLEKLERLAYQVKAGSLCGLGQTAPNPVLTTLRYFRDEYLAHIEGKCPAKVCKPLIRYVIIADRCTGCTACAIFCPVKAISGERLKPHVINQDECIKCGTCYEVCRFNAIEIVDAGGE, from the coding sequence ATGTCTGAAATCAGGGCCATAGCGGTCGGCATGAACTCCTGCGGTATAGCGGCTGGAGCCAAAGAGACGTACGAGGCGATAAAGGCCGAGCTTGAGAGGAGAGACCTTGATGTGAAGCTCAAGATAGTCGGCTGCGTTGGCATGTGCTACCGCGAGCCTCTCGTGGACATCATCACCGAGGACGAGATAATCACCTACGGCCACGTCGACCCGAAGAAGGTTCCGAGGATTATAGAGGAGCACGTCATTAATGGAAAACCAGTAGAGGAGTGGGTGGTCAAGCGCGACTGGTGGGAGAACGGGGAAAGAAAGACGTGGGACGTTGACGGCTACTTTGCCAAGCAGAAGAAGATAGTGCTCGAGAATTCGGGATACATTGACCCCGAGAACATCGATGAGTACATAGCTGCTGGCGGCTACGAGGCCCTCAAAAAGGCCCTCAAGATGGAGCCCGAGGAGATCATAGACGTAATCATGAAGTCAGGCCTTAGGGGAAGGGGCGGAGCGGGCTTCCCGACGGGACTGAAGTGGAAGTTCGCCCGCGAGGCTAAAGGGGACGTCAAGTACATCGTCTGCAACGCCGACGAAGGTGACCCCGGAGCCTTCATGGACAGGAACGTCCTTGAGGGCGACCCGCACAGGGTAATAGAGGGCATGATAATTGGAGCCTACGCGATCGGAGCGACGAAGGGCTTCATCTACGTCCGCGCCGAGTACCCGCTCGCGATAAGGAGATTGAAGATAGCGCTGAAGCAGGCCCGCGAGAGGGGATTCCTCGGCGAGAACATCCTTGGCTCGGGGTTCTCCTTCGACATCGTCATCAAGGAAGGTGCCGGGGCCTTTGTCTGCGGTGAGGAAACCGCTCTGATAGCCTCGATAGAGGGCAGGCGCGGAATGCCGAGGCCGAGGCCGCCGTACCCGGCTCAAAAAGGCCTCTGGGGCAAGCCCACGAACATCAACAACGTCGAGACGTGGGCAAACGTGCCGTGGATAATAAAGCACGGCTGGGAGGCCTACGCCTCAATCGGAACGGAGAAGAGCAAAGGAACGAAGGTTTTCGCCCTCTCAGGCAAGATAAAGCACGGCGGAAACGTCGAGGTTCCGATGGGCATGACCCTGAGGGAGATACTCTACGATATCGGCGGCGGGACGAAGACTGGCAAGAAAATCAAAGCCGTCCAGCTCGGCGGTCCTTCAGGTGGCTGTATCCCGGAGTACCTCTTTGACACTCCCGTTGATTACGAGAGCGTCAACGCAACCGGTGCAATAATGGGGAGCGGCGGAATGGTGGTCATGGACGAGGACACCTGTATGGTCGATGTCGCCAAGTTCTTCCTGGACTTTACAGTGAAAGAGTCCTGCGGGAAGTGCACCTTCTGCCGCCTCGGAACAAAGAGGATGTGGGAAATCCTCGACAAGTTCACCCAGGGCAAGGCCACCGGGGAAGACCTTGAGAAGCTCGAAAGGCTCGCCTACCAGGTCAAGGCCGGCTCTCTCTGCGGCCTCGGCCAGACGGCACCAAATCCAGTTCTAACAACGCTCCGCTACTTCAGGGACGAGTACTTAGCGCACATCGAAGGAAAATGCCCGGCCAAGGTCTGCAAGCCGCTCATCAGGTACGTCATAATCGCCGACAGGTGCACCGGCTGTACGGCATGTGCGATCTTCTGCCCGGTGAAGGCGATAAGCGGCGAGAGGCTCAAGCCCCACGTCATCAACCAGGACGAGTGCATCAAGTGCGGGACCTGCTACGAGGTGTGCCGGTTCAACGCCATCGAGATAGTCGATGCGGGGGGTGAGTGA
- the nuoE gene encoding NADH-quinone oxidoreductase subunit NuoE, whose product MEASFDYMRSYPPEPSSLIPLLQRTQERFGYLPREALEEIANYLGIPLSRVYGVATFYAQFRFEPLGKYVVKICHGTACHVNGAVNIAQAITEELGIEEGQTTGDGLVTLERVACLGCCSLAPVIMINEKVFGKLNPDKVRKLMRKLREGKLDV is encoded by the coding sequence ATGGAAGCCTCGTTCGATTACATGCGCTCTTATCCGCCGGAGCCGAGTTCTCTAATCCCTCTTCTCCAGAGAACCCAGGAGCGCTTTGGCTACCTTCCCAGGGAGGCCCTTGAAGAGATTGCGAACTACCTCGGGATTCCCCTCAGCAGGGTCTACGGGGTCGCGACTTTCTACGCCCAGTTCCGCTTCGAGCCCCTCGGGAAGTACGTCGTCAAGATCTGCCACGGAACTGCCTGTCACGTCAACGGTGCCGTCAACATAGCGCAGGCCATAACCGAGGAGCTCGGGATTGAGGAGGGTCAGACGACCGGGGACGGCCTTGTAACGCTGGAGCGCGTCGCCTGCCTCGGCTGCTGCAGCCTTGCCCCGGTGATAATGATAAACGAGAAGGTCTTCGGCAAGCTGAACCCTGACAAGGTGAGGAAGCTGATGAGAAAGCTCAGGGAGGGGAAGCTCGATGTCTGA
- the shyB gene encoding NAD(P)-dependent hydrogenase/sulfhydrogenase 2 subunit beta: protein MRYIKLPSENFGKFFKSLEAWGSVYAPVKRGGIYSFQEVHDPAEIALDYNRTMLPPKKFFFRPKEAILRLKNGHWEENLEAEPTVLFGLHSCDIHGLKILDRVYLDEPADPYYKSRREKTLVIGISCMPDEYCFCKSLGTHFAMDGFDLFLHELPDGWLVRIGSVRGHEIVWENGELFEEVTDEDLANFKEFEERRANSFQKELPQEGLADMLDLAYNSPVWKKYADICLACGNCNMVCPTCRCYEVCDRWVDAYSAVRERRYDSCFMENHGLVAGGHNFRPTRLDRFRHRYYCKSYFDPSSGYNCVGCGRCDEFCPAKIEHVKVLDEIRGSLE, encoded by the coding sequence TTGAGATATATAAAACTGCCCTCCGAAAACTTTGGGAAGTTCTTCAAGTCCCTTGAGGCCTGGGGCAGTGTGTATGCCCCGGTCAAAAGAGGGGGTATCTATTCTTTCCAGGAAGTGCACGACCCGGCGGAGATAGCGCTGGACTACAACAGAACCATGCTTCCGCCGAAGAAGTTTTTCTTCAGACCCAAAGAGGCTATTCTCAGGCTGAAGAACGGCCACTGGGAAGAAAACCTTGAAGCGGAACCGACGGTTCTCTTCGGGCTCCACTCCTGTGACATTCACGGTCTTAAGATACTCGACAGGGTATACCTCGACGAGCCGGCCGATCCGTACTACAAGAGCAGGCGCGAGAAGACTTTAGTAATAGGAATAAGCTGTATGCCCGATGAGTACTGCTTCTGCAAGAGCCTCGGAACGCACTTCGCGATGGACGGCTTCGATCTGTTTCTCCACGAGCTTCCCGACGGCTGGCTGGTCAGAATCGGGAGCGTCCGCGGCCACGAGATAGTCTGGGAGAACGGTGAGCTGTTCGAGGAGGTGACCGACGAAGACCTCGCCAACTTCAAGGAGTTCGAGGAGAGGCGCGCCAACTCCTTTCAAAAGGAGCTTCCGCAGGAAGGCCTCGCCGACATGCTCGATTTGGCATACAACAGCCCGGTGTGGAAGAAGTACGCGGACATCTGTCTCGCCTGCGGCAACTGTAACATGGTCTGTCCGACCTGCCGCTGCTACGAGGTCTGCGACCGCTGGGTCGACGCCTACAGCGCGGTGAGGGAGAGACGCTACGACTCCTGCTTCATGGAGAACCACGGACTCGTTGCTGGAGGCCATAACTTCAGGCCCACGCGGTTGGACCGCTTCAGGCACCGCTACTACTGCAAGAGCTACTTTGACCCCTCCTCGGGCTACAACTGCGTCGGCTGCGGTCGCTGCGACGAGTTCTGCCCGGCGAAGATAGAGCACGTTAAAGTCCTCGACGAAATAAGGGGGTCTCTGGAATGA
- the shyC gene encoding NAD(P)-dependent hydrogenase/sulfhydrogenase 2 subunit gamma, which translates to MNPYESHPARILEVRDLTPREKLFTLRFLDEDLNERFTFRPGQFVIVDVPGFGEFPISLCSPPTRSPIQLCIRKAGRMTKFIHKMKEGDVVGIRGPYGNGFPMEKMEGSNLVLVAGGLGMAPLRSVLWYAIDTGKYEHVWLFYGTKAYEDILFRDEIIHLLKHGSAMGCTVKLAYEVESPSCIYLEQGFSDRVCRGVVTDLFRGEEFDVNRAYALICGPPVMYRFVIRELLDRKLSPGRIYMTLERRMRCGVGKCGHCVVGTSVSMKYICQDGPVFTYWDALSTRGLI; encoded by the coding sequence ATGAATCCCTACGAAAGCCACCCTGCGAGAATCCTTGAGGTAAGGGACCTGACACCGCGGGAGAAGCTCTTCACCCTGCGCTTCCTTGACGAAGATCTGAACGAGAGGTTCACATTCAGGCCCGGGCAGTTCGTCATCGTTGATGTCCCGGGCTTCGGCGAGTTCCCGATAAGTCTGTGCTCGCCCCCAACGAGGAGTCCCATCCAGCTCTGCATAAGGAAAGCGGGCAGGATGACAAAGTTCATCCACAAGATGAAGGAAGGGGACGTAGTAGGAATCCGCGGGCCCTATGGCAACGGCTTCCCGATGGAGAAGATGGAGGGCTCGAACCTGGTTCTTGTGGCAGGTGGCCTTGGAATGGCTCCCCTCCGCTCGGTGCTCTGGTATGCCATCGACACCGGCAAATACGAGCACGTCTGGCTCTTTTACGGAACCAAAGCCTACGAGGACATCCTCTTCCGCGACGAGATAATTCACCTCCTGAAGCACGGTTCCGCAATGGGCTGCACGGTCAAGCTGGCCTACGAGGTCGAAAGCCCATCGTGCATCTACCTAGAGCAGGGGTTCTCGGACAGGGTCTGCAGAGGCGTCGTTACCGACCTCTTCAGGGGAGAGGAGTTTGACGTTAACAGGGCATACGCCCTCATCTGCGGCCCGCCGGTCATGTACCGCTTTGTCATAAGGGAGCTCCTTGACAGGAAGCTCTCACCTGGCAGGATTTACATGACCCTTGAAAGGCGCATGCGCTGCGGAGTCGGCAAATGCGGCCACTGCGTCGTCGGAACAAGCGTCTCCATGAAGTACATCTGCCAGGACGGCCCGGTCTTCACCTACTGGGACGCTCTCTCCACGAGGGGGTTGATATGA
- the shyD gene encoding NAD(P)-dependent hydrogenase/sulfhydrogenase 2 subunit delta, which produces MMDKLKLGVFELTDCGGCALNMLFLYERLFDLLEFYEITEFHMATSLREGNHYDVALVTGTVSTQRDLNLLKEARNHSDYLIALGTCATHGSVQASVELPIREKLKAVYGDEGNPMRALDSKPVVEYVAVDFALPGCPYDKNEVYQVLLDIAKGIEPVKKDYPVCLECKLNEYECVLVKKGLPCLGPITYGGCNAVCVRSGLGCIGCRGPLPGEVNPAGEYEVLRELGYDDEYIIRKFKTFARWEP; this is translated from the coding sequence ATGATGGACAAGCTCAAGCTGGGGGTTTTCGAGCTTACCGACTGCGGCGGCTGTGCCCTGAACATGCTCTTCCTCTACGAGAGGCTCTTCGACCTCCTTGAGTTCTACGAGATAACCGAGTTCCACATGGCAACCAGTCTGCGCGAGGGGAACCACTACGACGTCGCCCTCGTTACCGGAACGGTCTCGACCCAGCGCGACCTGAACCTGCTCAAGGAGGCGAGGAACCACTCCGATTACCTGATAGCACTCGGAACCTGCGCAACACACGGCTCAGTTCAGGCCAGCGTTGAACTGCCAATCAGAGAAAAGCTGAAGGCCGTTTACGGAGATGAAGGCAATCCGATGCGTGCCCTCGATTCAAAGCCGGTGGTGGAGTACGTGGCAGTTGATTTCGCGCTCCCGGGCTGTCCTTACGACAAGAACGAGGTCTATCAAGTGCTCCTGGACATCGCCAAGGGCATCGAGCCCGTTAAAAAAGACTATCCTGTCTGCCTCGAGTGCAAGCTCAATGAATACGAGTGCGTGCTGGTGAAGAAGGGCCTTCCCTGCCTCGGCCCGATAACCTACGGCGGCTGCAACGCCGTCTGCGTGCGCTCGGGTCTGGGATGCATCGGCTGCCGCGGTCCGCTGCCCGGAGAAGTGAACCCTGCGGGCGAATACGAGGTACTCAGGGAGCTCGGCTACGATGACGAATACATCATAAGGAAGTTCAAGACCTTCGCGAGGTGGGAGCCATGA
- the shyA gene encoding NAD(P)-dependent hydrogenase/sulfhydrogenase 2 subunit alpha, protein MIIETREFTRVEGNGKAEIVIEDGEVKDVRLKIIEGPRFFELLTLGRHYYDVPDLEARICAICYLSHSVASVLGIERAFGVEVPEEIQLIRELGLIGEFLESHSLHLYLLVAPDLFGYPDAIRMATKHGELVKEGLALKSFGNRIRVMVGGREIHGINVKPGGFGRWPLPEELEAVEREADGLLTIARRSVRLFSEIGPYGGKAELFVATDGYLTGESLISNIEKNFHYTERIEERPLVYSFAKQSLYNGRPFLVGSLARLLLKGDSLTPLARRLFEEHREKLETGYVSYNNLAQAIELVYSLERAKEIAKTLLDGGIERENVPVEAREGEGIGYVEAPRGVLIHHYRIDGNGSISYSNIITPTALNHAMMERALLWEARELYGEVPEEEMLGRLEETVRAFDPCISCSVHFAKL, encoded by the coding sequence ATGATCATCGAGACTAGGGAGTTCACCCGCGTGGAGGGCAACGGCAAGGCGGAGATCGTCATAGAGGACGGGGAGGTAAAGGACGTCAGGCTTAAGATCATCGAGGGGCCGCGCTTTTTTGAGCTTCTAACCCTTGGCAGGCATTACTACGACGTGCCCGATCTCGAAGCGAGGATATGTGCCATCTGCTACCTCTCCCACAGCGTCGCCTCGGTTCTGGGCATTGAGAGGGCTTTCGGCGTGGAGGTTCCGGAGGAGATTCAGCTCATCAGGGAGCTTGGCCTGATAGGAGAGTTCCTTGAGAGCCACTCCCTCCACCTCTACCTCCTAGTTGCCCCCGACCTGTTCGGCTATCCGGACGCCATAAGAATGGCCACGAAGCACGGAGAGCTTGTAAAGGAAGGCCTGGCCCTCAAGTCCTTCGGGAACAGGATAAGGGTCATGGTGGGCGGCCGGGAGATACACGGTATAAACGTCAAGCCAGGCGGCTTCGGCAGGTGGCCCCTCCCCGAGGAGCTGGAAGCGGTAGAAAGGGAAGCGGATGGATTGCTGACAATAGCCAGGCGCTCGGTTCGACTCTTCTCAGAGATAGGGCCCTACGGCGGAAAGGCAGAGCTCTTTGTGGCGACCGACGGTTACCTCACGGGGGAATCCCTTATCTCAAACATCGAGAAGAACTTCCACTACACCGAGCGGATAGAGGAGCGCCCACTCGTTTACAGCTTTGCGAAGCAGAGCCTCTACAACGGAAGACCCTTCCTCGTGGGATCGCTCGCAAGGCTCCTCCTGAAGGGGGATTCCCTAACGCCCCTTGCCAGGCGGCTCTTCGAGGAGCACAGGGAAAAACTGGAGACCGGCTACGTCAGCTACAACAACCTTGCCCAGGCGATAGAGCTGGTTTACTCCCTCGAACGGGCGAAAGAGATAGCGAAGACCCTCCTCGATGGGGGCATCGAAAGGGAGAACGTCCCTGTTGAAGCCAGGGAGGGCGAGGGGATAGGCTACGTGGAGGCGCCCAGAGGCGTGCTCATTCACCACTACAGGATAGACGGAAACGGAAGCATATCCTACTCCAACATAATAACCCCAACCGCGCTGAACCACGCGATGATGGAGCGCGCGCTCCTCTGGGAGGCGAGGGAGCTTTACGGCGAGGTTCCAGAGGAGGAAATGCTCGGGAGGCTTGAGGAGACGGTAAGGGCCTTTGACCCCTGCATCTCCTGCTCGGTGCATTTCGCGAAGCTCTGA
- the pbp11 gene encoding tRNA-binding protein Pbp11 → MGILDRFRKKGEVEVVSREPVGKFIVAGVTYVLGKQVLAGIVKEGLIYPGYKLKGKNVALIREIYIQNRKIDFAVGGDEVALLLEGHMEVKTGEVLNVYRS, encoded by the coding sequence ATGGGGATACTCGACAGGTTCAGAAAGAAGGGTGAGGTTGAGGTCGTATCCCGCGAGCCGGTGGGAAAGTTCATCGTCGCCGGCGTCACCTACGTCCTCGGAAAGCAGGTTCTCGCGGGGATAGTGAAGGAGGGACTCATATACCCGGGCTACAAGCTAAAGGGCAAGAACGTGGCGCTCATAAGGGAGATATACATCCAGAACAGGAAGATAGACTTCGCCGTCGGGGGCGACGAGGTGGCCCTGCTCCTCGAGGGGCATATGGAGGTCAAGACGGGGGAGGTCCTCAACGTCTACCGCTCGTGA
- a CDS encoding TatD family hydrolase, with protein sequence MIILDDHFHVDPFKGLFLEAIKQFHRAGGTHLVVVYKTAHDYGFQGLRAEDFIKAMDFHIELVEKINRETPVKAYAVVGVHPAEFVYLAEQRGLNYAKNEVMKALEYVQRLCLEGKAIAIGEIGRPHYEVSEEIWEASIELMKYGMSLAKEADCAVQLHTESFDEEKFMELGEYVREVGIKPYKVVKHFSPPLVKVAEEVGVFPSIIASRKNIEEAIKQGNRFMMETDYIDDKRRPGAVLGPKTVPKRTKAFLQNGLFTEEDVYKIHVENPEKVYGVELEE encoded by the coding sequence ATGATAATCCTCGACGACCACTTTCATGTTGACCCATTCAAGGGCCTTTTCCTTGAGGCCATCAAGCAGTTCCACAGGGCCGGAGGAACCCACCTGGTGGTTGTCTACAAGACGGCCCACGACTACGGCTTCCAAGGTCTAAGGGCCGAGGACTTCATCAAGGCGATGGATTTCCATATCGAGCTCGTCGAGAAAATCAACCGAGAAACGCCGGTTAAAGCCTATGCCGTCGTCGGCGTTCACCCCGCGGAGTTCGTCTACCTGGCCGAGCAGAGGGGCCTAAACTATGCCAAAAACGAGGTCATGAAGGCCCTCGAATACGTCCAGAGACTTTGCCTGGAAGGGAAGGCCATAGCGATAGGCGAAATAGGCAGGCCCCACTACGAGGTAAGCGAGGAAATCTGGGAGGCAAGCATAGAGCTGATGAAGTACGGGATGAGCCTTGCCAAGGAAGCCGACTGCGCGGTCCAGCTCCACACGGAGAGCTTCGACGAGGAGAAGTTCATGGAGCTCGGCGAGTACGTGAGGGAGGTCGGGATAAAGCCGTACAAGGTGGTAAAGCACTTCTCGCCGCCGCTGGTGAAGGTCGCCGAGGAAGTCGGCGTCTTCCCGAGCATCATAGCGAGCAGGAAGAACATCGAAGAGGCGATAAAGCAGGGCAACAGGTTCATGATGGAGACCGACTACATAGACGACAAGCGCCGTCCCGGGGCTGTTCTCGGGCCGAAGACCGTGCCGAAGAGGACTAAGGCCTTCCTTCAGAACGGCCTCTTCACCGAGGAGGACGTCTACAAGATTCACGTCGAGAACCCGGAGAAGGTCTACGGGGTGGAGCTGGAAGAGTAA